TCGATTTCTGGCAGTTTAGTTTTCTCAAGTTCAGTAAGTATAAGCTTGGCAACGTCTTGTGGAGATTTGCCGAGTGGTTTTGCAAGTGCGAGTGCAACATTGGTCGAGTAGTCACCATGAGCAAAATCCCCGGGGTGGTCGAGTTTTATCTCTGATTCGCCAAGGTCAAGAGCTGTGAGGGCGGATTGTATAAAGGTTTTAATAGTGTCAGCAACCATAATGCACAGTCTAGCATATAAAAACCCCTTTGTTATAGGAGTTTTTATTACATTTTATTTTATTTTTGTCGTAATACTTTATCGATCTTCCTCGCTATAGTTAGCATATCTTTTTCTTTTTTGCCTCTAGTTGTCTCAGCTGGAGTACCGAGTCGTATGCCTGAAGGATCCATCACACCACGAGGATCTTGAGGAATGGTATTCATGTTCACAATAATACCTGCACGTTCGAGGCGATTACTAGCGTCTTTACCTGAAACCCCCTCACCATTCATCCACGTATCCATGAGAATAAGATGTGAATCTGTTCCTCCTGAAATTATCCGCCAGCCGAGTTTTTGAAGTTCTTTAGCAAGTGCAGCCGCATTTTTAACAACTTGCTTGGCATACTTTTTATATTCAGGTGTCATGGCTTCTTTGAGTGCAACTGCAACACCTGCAATATTATTCTCATGCGGACCACCCTGAAGACCTGGGATAATAACCTTATCGATTTTCTTATCAAATTCTCGCGCATCGCGCTTTACGAATATCATCGCCGAGCGCGGTCCACGAAGCGTCTTGTGTGTCGTCGTTGTGACAATATCTGCATATGGAAATGGTGATGGATATACCCGACCTGCTACGAGTCCTGCAAAGTGGGACATGTCGACCATAAGAAGTGCATCTGAAGCATCAGCAATCTCACGGAATTTCTTGAAATCAACGATTCGCGGATATGCAGTAAAACCCGCAACGATAATATTTGGCTTTTCTGCGATAGCGATTTTCTTCAGTTCTCCGTAATTCAATAATTCAGTTTTCGGATCTACTTCATACGGCACCTGCTTCCAGAATTTACCTGTCATTGAGACACTCTGTCCGTGGGTCAAATGTCCACCGGAGGAGAGCTTCATACCCATGATCTTGCCACCTGGTGGTACAAGTGCAGCATAGACAGCAAAGTTTGCTGGTGATCCAGAAAGCGGTTGTACATTCACATGCCATTTTTCTGGTGTAAGTCCAAAAAGTTTGAGTGCTCGTTCGATCGTCAAACTTTCAACTTGGTCAATAATACTATTGCCGCCATAGTAGCGTCGTCCTGGATACCCTTCAGCATACTTATTGGTAAGCTCTGAACCCAATGCTTCGAGCACATCTTTGGAGACATAGTTTTCTGAGGCAATCAAATTAATCACGCTTTTTTGGCGCTTTTTCTCCGCATCGATTAATTTTTTGATTTGAATGTCTTTCATTTATTTTCCAGTGCTCCCAAACCTGCCTTCACCTCGAACAGATTCAGAGAGTGCATCAGCTTCTTCCAATGTTGCAATCGTAACAGGGAAAAGTATAAGCTGAGCTATTTTATCTCCTATCTCTACGGTATATGCTTCCTTGCCTACATTCATAAGCTGGACGTTGTATTCGCCTCGATATCCAGCATCATACACTCCACCCATGGTGTGGAGACCTTTCTTGGCCATACCGCTTTTATCTTTAACGATGGCAGCATACCCTTCTGGAAACTCTAATGCAAATCCAACAAAAAATATGTGCTGATCGCCTGGTAATAAAGTCATTGATTCCCGAGAATACATATCAAGACCAACATCTCCAGGATGACTATAGCTTGGTAACTTAGTATCCGAATATAGTTTTTTTATTTTTAATAACATAGCTTAATCTTAACAAAAAAGTTGAAATAGTAAGATTTGACAAGTTATTTTTTAAAGTGTAAGGTGAAGACAAATTTAAAAACATGAATAACGAAACAAGTGACAATTCTTTTGTTGTAAATCTTGAAGCAAACGCACTTCACCGAAAAAATGCAATCGAGTTTGCAATAAAACACATTTCAACTGATAAACGGATTATAGTTGTTGATGGTCTTGATCCTCAAGACAATGCAATGATTCAGGCAGTTTTATCTCGTGACCCAAAAAGTGTTCTCCCTCATCTAGAGAAACTCAAAAAGGAAGGTTCTGGAAAAATTATGGGACTCTTTTATGTAGGTTATGGCCATGGATCAATAGGTCAATGCGGACATACAACAATCTTCTTTGAAAATGTCTCAATGCTGGTTGCGAAAGCTGTGCAAGATTCAATAATGTATATTGGGCAAGAATCAAGTACTCGTTATCTAAATATGTCATTGCAGGCAACAAAAAATCCCGCCGGAACAATCTTCGGAGAAAATCTGCAAAAAGAAAGCATGGATTTCTATGAACAAATTCTTGCTGATCTTATTCCAGAGCTTACTGCACGTTTCCCAATGCCTGAACATAACGAAACTGATGTAGACAAAATACAGAGAAAAGTAACAGACTACAAAAAGAGTATCAAAGCAAAAGCATTTGATATTGCGCGAGGTTTCTTGCCAGCTGGAGTAACTACATATGTTAGTTGGCATACTAGCCTTCAAAATGCTAAGAAGCAATTGGATTACTTAACGCAACATCCTGTGGCTGAAGTATCTGTACTTGCAACACAAGCTATGCAAGCAATGAAAGAAGTGTACCCAGAAAGTTTTGGACACAAAGAACATCCAGAACAAACTGTCTATCTTGCTCATCTTGCTGGGAAATATGCTTATTGGGATTTAAAATATGATTCATTTTCTATTTTAAAGAATACGCTGAGCCCACATGAATTATGTCAATATGAAGAATTAATGACGAAACGACCTGAGTACGCCGAATTACCTTCTTTCTTAAATGAATGCGGACAAATTCGTGCAACATTCCCACTTGATTTTGGATCATTCCGGGATATGCAGCGGCATAGACCATGGGTAAATAAAATGCCTTTGCTGCATACTGATTTCGGATTTTTTGAATGGTATTTGGAACAGCTACCACAAGTACTTCGTAATAGAGCCGAAAAACATTTGGAGAAATTCGAAGCAAATCTCCAGGAAATAAAACTATCCCGAGAAGAGCTACAGAATTACATACTTATGGGTTATACGGTGCAAACACAAACAACTGGCGGATTGCCACAATATGTGTATGTTTGCGAATTACGTACAAAGCAAACAGTACATCCAACTTTCAGAAAACCTGAACAACAAATGGCCACATACCTACAAGAGTGGTTTAAGGAAAACGTTGGATTTGATCTCCCATTATATGTAAACATGGATACGGATGAATTCAGTACGAAACGCGGAACACAGGATATTGTGAAGAAAGAAGTTATATAGAAAACACCCGGGATCAACTGATCCCGGGATTTTTATTTTTCTGTCTCTATTTGTTTTCTTCAATTAAAATAAGTGCGAAAAGTGCATAATTAGCTATATCCATATAATTTTGGTCGATCCCTTCTGAGCTACCCGACCCATTAGATTCCATTTGTCGAATACGGATAATCTTTACCAAAATTTCGTCTGTTATACTCGGTATTCTCATCTGTCGCCACGCTTCACCATAATCATGATTTTTCTTTTGCATTAATTCGAGGATTGCTTGGCGATATTTTTTAAATGAAGCTAGTATCTTTTCCTTACTAACTGACTCAGGAATGATTGTGTTACCAATTTCAAGCTGCATTAAACTACAGATAGCATAATTAAGAATACCTTGAAATTCATCTTTGATCGAATTCCCTTTTCCTTCAACCAATTGCTCTTTCTGTATTTGCAATGACCGGATTCGATTGGCTTTAATAAACAATTTATCAGTTAAAGATGAAGGCCGGTACCAAAGAAATGATGCATTATAGTCACCTAATTTTGATTCAAAAATACTTTGAGCAAGGTCAAATTGTTCCTTGTACTGAGCATCCGTATTAGTTTTCATAAAAACAGTTTCACTAACATTATCTTGTTCAATGCAAAAAGTCAAAACCCGACCTTTTGGTCGGGTTTTACTCTAAAAAAGTTTAGAGTATGAATTGTTTTGCGAGTCTGGCACCAATCTGCTTTGCATATGTTCCGCTTGTTTGAGCATATAATTGGCTTGGAATATCCGCCATTTGCTCAAATTGCAATGATACAATTGGTTGTCCGTGATATAAACAGGTTTTCTCATAGACTCTAACTTCCAAAGTCATAGTATTACCCAATGTTTGATCATCAAAGCAATATCCAAATCCAGGATCAAAAAAACCAGCATAATGAGTTCTAAACTCCCCAAATCGTTCATCGATTGCTTTTACTTCTGCGGCAAATCCAGGCGGAATCGAAATACGCTCAGGTGTGGAAAGGATGTAGAATTTATCTGGGTCAAGTTCAATATATTTTGCTTTTTTAATTGGCTCAAAATATTTTTCCCATGACAAACAACTTATACCTCCCAAAGGAACTTCTGTTTTTGCTTTCTTTGCTTCATACCCAATAATATCTGTTTCATCATGACCCAAGCAATCAACCGAGAAAAGAATGTACCCATGATCTCCACCGCCTGTAAGAAAACCTCCATCAAGCACTGGTTCATCGTACTGATTTTTCAGCATGTGAAATTTAAACTGCAGTGACATAATCTCAAGCTCTGAGAGTCGAGTATCACTTGTCATTATACGCAACTGACTAGCTGAATCCTTGCCTGGTACATATGATATTGGAAATACTTGGGGTCGTAATAAATTCCAATGCTGACCAGACCACCCATGTGGAATTGAATCATATTGAGCAACACTATCTGCAAGTAATCTGGCATGAAGAAATGTTCTGCCGGTTGTAGACTTAGGATTTGCATATCCGTAAATCTGACTTGGAAAATTAAACATTTCTTCATGTAACACTAGATACTTTTCCCCTGGAATAAGCGTGCCACCTTTATGACGTACACCACCCATTTCATTTTTTATAAGCTTGTACACACTTTCTCCTGGCTTAGGAAATATTACTCTTTTGATTTTATAGCACTCTTCACTTAATACCAGATCAAGAGATGCTGGCCCAGGTGTTACTTTTGAATTTCGTATGAAATATGCTTCTTTCATTGCATTTATAGTCTGGTACGGCAAAGCTCCATGACCATCCTCAATAAGCCTTAATTCTTTTGTTTTCATAGAATTGATTTGCACTCACCCTACCAAAAAAAACACCTAATTACAAGAAATAGAAAAACGGCATCATGTATCATGATGCCGTTTACTTATTTCGTGAATCCTTCGGGGATAGGTACTTCTTTTTCTGCGAAATATTTCTCCCATATTTTATTCAATTCTTCAATTATGTGAGATACATTCGTGTAACTCACAAAAGTGTAGTTATGCCTCTTCCTCTTGTACGTCCGCACAAAGACACTGCGTTCACCGTAACCCGCCTCAGAAATCGCGAGGACATATTTCTGACTGGCAGCGTGCATCGTCAGCATCCCTACTTCATTTGACGGTACCGTCATAATTGAAACAACAATGTCAGCCTTTTCGATAAGGCCGAGTTTCACTTCAATAAACTTTTCATGGTCAAACATTTCAGGCATTGCGACAAATTCATATTTCTCTTGTTGCAAGATATATTCCTTTAACTCATTAATTTTATCCTGAAACCAGGGTTCAATTTTGCTGGTTGCATGAAGAAGAAGGATTTTTATTTTCATTTTTGAGACAATTTTGTTCGGGGACAGTATAGCACCTACAATTTTGAGTGCAAGAAACCCGAAGCCTTTGGCTTCGGGTTTCTTTGTAAACTATCCTTTCCTAAAAGGACTTAATTATACTGTTCAAGCACTTGCTCCTCAACATTTGAGATTTGTAGAATGCCACCAGAAATATCAGAGACTTTGACTCCACCTATCATTGCTGTTATGCCAATTTTGTAGGTCCCATTTTCAAGGGTTGTCGGAAGGACGACATTTTCAGATTTATCCATGATGGTACTTGAGACAACGGTGGTAATTTTACCAGTTTGTTGATTGCTCATTTGGATTGTTCCTGTACTAGTACCTGCGATATTACACGTACTCCATCCCACATAAAGACCAGCACCAGCAGACGCACTTAGGATTTGACCTGGATTTAATGAATTAATTTTGAGTTGGGGAACTGATGGCTGGCAACCAGTGGTAAAAGAGAGAATTTCTCCTTGCTTTATTGTTGAACCATACTTTGCATAGGCTTGGAAGTAATATGTTTTGTTGTTTTGAATCAATGCTGGTCCGATAAGAAATGCAGCAGTATTCATATTGCCTACTGCATAACCGGATGTTTTATGAGACAAGTTAGTTTGTGATGTTCCCCATTGAAACCATTGCTGAGAAGGCTTGGTGCCTGCATACGTGGCATTTAAGCTAGCCCAATCATATCCTACACCTGATACAGCCTTAGTAACTATAGTTCCAGCCTGACCAGTACTTCCTATCTCTCCTCCAGTTGTCTGACCAGATGTTGTTCCACTTGTACCAGATCCATTAGAAATAGTGCCTGCAGAACCAGAAGTTGTAGAGCCACCTGTTGTAGCGATACCACCCGCCCAGCCATCAAGTTCAGGATCACCTCCCTCAAGAATATCTTTTTTCCAATCATTATAGACCAAACCTTCCTGATTTGCCTGACGATCAGAAATATTGATAAATATAAAATATCCTGCGATTGCAATAATGACAATCAAGAGAAAAACTCTGACCGAACTGTATTGTGGATCTTTAAAAAAATTCATAATAAACATTGCTCACATATATTTATGTGAGTACTAAATTAATAAATAAATTTCGACGAGAAACATATCGTATGAATTGTAAGATATTTTGCATCCAGAGCACAATCATCGCTGTGGATAATAAAATTATGGCAAAAGTAAAAACTGCCTTTGGCAGTTTTTACTTTTGCAAATGAGTTGTTAAGCTCTATATTTATTTTACAATATCGATACCTGCTGACCGAGCTGAGCCTTCAACGATTTTCATCGCACCAGCGAGGTCTTTAGCATTCAAGTCCCTCATTTTCTTTTCAGCGATCTGCTTGACCTGCTCTTTGGTAATCTTGCCTACCTTTGAGGTATTTGGTTTGCCTGAGCCTTTCTCGATACCTGCTGCCTTCATGATAAGACCGGCCACAGGAGGTGTTTTGACGACAAAGTCATAACTGCGATCTTCATAGACGGTAATGTGAGCTGTCACAGTCTCCCCGGCAAATTCCTGAGTAACTGCATTAAATTTCTGCACAAAGTCTCCTATGTTAATACCCGCTTGGCCAAGTGTTGGGCCTAGAGGTGGTGCTGGAGTCGCTTTGGCGCCCATTGCTCGAACTTTTACTTTTTTGATGATTTTTTTAGCCATATAATTATTGCGGAATAAGAAGCATATCCGATTGCTCTACCTTACTCTAAATCTTCTTGACTTGCAAGAAATCAAGTTCAACTGGGGTTTCGCGACCGAACATTGAAACAAGGACTTTAATCTTACCTCGCTCATGGTCAATACCGTCAATTCTGCCTTCAAGCTCTTTAAACGGTCCATCATTGATACGAACGATTTCACCGACATCGAGATTGATGTTGTGTTTAGCAGTCTTGGCGCCTTCCATCTTGCCGAATAGTGCAGTAATCTCTTCTTGATTTAGTGGCACAGGATTAACACCCGCACCAACGAACCCAGTAACTCGAGGAGTATTTCTAACCACAAACCATGAGTCATCAGTCACGATCATGTCGACAAGTACATATCCTGGATAGACTTTTTCTTCAACTTCGACTCGTTTGCCGCCTTTGATCTTGATTTTCTTTTCTGTCGGCACTATAACCGCAAAAATCTTATCATGCATACCGAGTGATTCAATACGCTGCAATAAATTACGCATAACTGCGTTTTCATAGCCAGAATACGTATGTATTGCGTACCAATTGCGTGTCCCTAATGTTTCTTGTTTTGACATATAGTTAAAATGGAAGAATTGTTTCTAATCCTTTTGAGAACAAGAAGTCAAACAAACCTAAGAGGTACGCTAAAATACCAGAGATAATGAGGACAGCAATAGTTAAGAGAATTGCCTGTTGTCTGGTTGGCCAAATAACATGTTTGAGTTCTGCTTTTGTTTCTCGTAAATAGGTGATAATTTTCATATTTATTAAAAACCGCCCCGGAGGGCTTAATACATTCATAGTAGCAAGCAAGCCTTCTGAAGTCAACATGCACAAAAAAACCGCCCTTATGAGCGGTTTTTTTGAAATTGCGTTTATCGAATTTCGTAGGTAATCGTTACGCTTGAGGTTATTTTGTTCTCACCTGCTGGCAGCTGTGGTGCCTGAGATTCATTGGCAACACTATCCATAGTCATACCTCCTTTGGCATAGTACATAGGCATTGGATAATTGCCGGATTCACTAAAACCAACTACGCCGACAATTTTTACACCTAATTCTTTGGCAAGTTCGTCGGCTTTGGCTTTAGCGTCATTGATAGCATTAGTACGAGCTTCTGCCTGAAGAGCTGTATCATCATCAATAGTAAAATTTGGACCAATTATTTCTGTCATACCTGCTCTAACCAATGCTTCAATAACATCGCCTGCTTTGCCTGTATCACGAACCTTAACTTCGAGTGTCTCTCGGATTTCATAGCCTGTAATTTTTGGATTTGAAGGACACCCCCGATCATAGTAGCCATAGCATGTCTCATAGACTGGGTTGGCCATGTAACTTATAGTTTTAACATCAGTCGATAAAATGCCAAGCGCTTCCACTGCTGCTAAAGCTTTTTCTTCTCGTGCAGTTGCATTGCTTTGTGCGTCACTAATAGTATTTGCTTTTTCAATAACAGTAAAATCAATAGTTGCAATGTCAGGAATTGCAAATACTTCTCCAGTGCCAGAGACATTAATTGTTGTTCCTGCAACCCCGCCTACATAGTGATAAGCTTTGGCGGTATTAAGAAACTGCATAAAAAGAAACAATACCAGAGCAACAGCTCCAGCTGTAAGGATATAAAAAAGTACTTTTTGTTCTTCGTGTTTTATGGTAATCATATATTTTCTATGGCGTATGGAAGAATATTTTCTTACATACTGATTAAATAATAATTATACATGCACATTGCTAACACTATCAACGGGAGCCTTAGGCTTTGTGCTTTGAAAGAATTTCTTTGTTTCTGCGTATGGATCAACTCCAAGCAAAGTTTGCACTGCACCTTCCCGTTTCGCGTGACCAGAAAGAGCTACAATAAACCGAAGCATTGTCCCAATCCCTAAAAATACATAGATGATAGTAAATATTTTAGCAGCATCAGTACTTGGTACCAATTGCCCCCCGGCGCCGACAGTTGAAAGTGTGGTAACACTAAAATATAACGCATCCAAATATTTCCAATGCTCGACAAAATGGTAAAATATTGAGCCTGAAATTAAAAGTATAACTAAAAATGTCAGTAAGCTCCGAAGCTCTCGATCACGCAATACATCTCGCATCGTTCTCGTAAAGCGCACAATCATAAGAATAAAAGTTGCACTCATGACTGCCTTACTTAATCGCAAGCAATGTCACATCAAAAATAAGTGTAGCATTCGGAGGAATAGTCCCCGGAATACCTGACGGACCATAAGCTAAATTGCCTGGAATAACAAGCTTGCGCTCTTCACCAACTTTCATACCGGCAACACCCTCATCCCAACCTGCAATCACCTGATGCGCACCTAAAGGAAAATCAAACGCCCCTCCGTGATTGGCACTAGCGTCAAATATTGTTCCATCTTCGAGCATACCAACATATGAAACAGAGACAGTCTGGCCGCTTGCTGCTATAGCGCCAGTGCCTTCTTTTATAATGGTATATCTAAGACCACTTGCAGTTGTTGTTTCTTGCATATCTAAAGTATTTGATTGATTGGTAGTATCCTCAATTGAGGATGAACGCTTATGCATACCAATAGCAATCGCTAAAATAATAAGAATACCCATAATAGCACACGCACTCATAATTTGCTTTTTATTCATATGCTCTAGTATAACGTTGCAAATTGGTAAAAGAAAGTATGCTACACTAATTCCATCTTAGGTAAAGAGATACAAATCACTATGCTTACACAAAAAGATTTACTCACAGGTAAATCCAACAACTCATGCCAAAGAAGTCCTCAGTGATATTGAAACGCTTCGCTAATAATAAAAACCCTGCTTAGCAGGGTTTTTATTATTAGCGAACTATTGAATATTAGTATTTAATTCGTCAAAATTCGTCGCATCGAGATCTTCTGATATATCATTAAGCTCATCAGAATAGGTATCATTTCCAGACTGAATTGATGCTTCTTCCTGTATGACTGTTGGTGCTTCTACTTTTTCGCGTTGCATGAAGAAGTACACGCCGCCCGCGATAATAATAGCAATGACAAGTACAATCGCAAGCGATGAACCTTTTTTGTTTTCTGGCTCCATATTTGGCAAAGTGTTAGATGTGTTTGTATCCATATAAATAATTATTGTGTGCTAGTTGCTTGATCGAGAATAGTATTTGTTGTTGTATTGACAGGAATATCATTGGCCGTAGGTGAAATAGTCGTAGTATTTTTTACTTGCCCAGAAGTAGATCCTGAGACTCCTAAAACAGCTTTCATATTTTCAATAATCGCTGTCAGTGCTTTCTTGGCTGTAGTAATTTCTTGACGTAATGCTTCTGCTTTGCTTTTTAGGCTGCCATCAGCATTTGTATCTGTTGTTGCTGAAGCTTGAAGCGCCGCCAAATCTCTTTCTGCAAGATCTATAGCATTGTTAGCAGTTTCCAACATAGCTTCAAATGTACTAGTATCACGGCCGGTTGCTTGTACTTT
The Candidatus Nomurabacteria bacterium genome window above contains:
- the dut gene encoding dUTP diphosphatase — its product is MLLKIKKLYSDTKLPSYSHPGDVGLDMYSRESMTLLPGDQHIFFVGFALEFPEGYAAIVKDKSGMAKKGLHTMGGVYDAGYRGEYNVQLMNVGKEAYTVEIGDKIAQLILFPVTIATLEEADALSESVRGEGRFGSTGK
- the secE gene encoding preprotein translocase subunit SecE — encoded protein: MKIITYLRETKAELKHVIWPTRQQAILLTIAVLIISGILAYLLGLFDFLFSKGLETILPF
- the rplK gene encoding 50S ribosomal protein L11 codes for the protein MAKKIIKKVKVRAMGAKATPAPPLGPTLGQAGINIGDFVQKFNAVTQEFAGETVTAHITVYEDRSYDFVVKTPPVAGLIMKAAGIEKGSGKPNTSKVGKITKEQVKQIAEKKMRDLNAKDLAGAMKIVEGSARSAGIDIVK
- a CDS encoding 2'-deoxycytidine 5'-triphosphate deaminase, with translation MKTKELRLIEDGHGALPYQTINAMKEAYFIRNSKVTPGPASLDLVLSEECYKIKRVIFPKPGESVYKLIKNEMGGVRHKGGTLIPGEKYLVLHEEMFNFPSQIYGYANPKSTTGRTFLHARLLADSVAQYDSIPHGWSGQHWNLLRPQVFPISYVPGKDSASQLRIMTSDTRLSELEIMSLQFKFHMLKNQYDEPVLDGGFLTGGGDHGYILFSVDCLGHDETDIIGYEAKKAKTEVPLGGISCLSWEKYFEPIKKAKYIELDPDKFYILSTPERISIPPGFAAEVKAIDERFGEFRTHYAGFFDPGFGYCFDDQTLGNTMTLEVRVYEKTCLYHGQPIVSLQFEQMADIPSQLYAQTSGTYAKQIGARLAKQFIL
- a CDS encoding serine hydroxymethyltransferase, coding for MKDIQIKKLIDAEKKRQKSVINLIASENYVSKDVLEALGSELTNKYAEGYPGRRYYGGNSIIDQVESLTIERALKLFGLTPEKWHVNVQPLSGSPANFAVYAALVPPGGKIMGMKLSSGGHLTHGQSVSMTGKFWKQVPYEVDPKTELLNYGELKKIAIAEKPNIIVAGFTAYPRIVDFKKFREIADASDALLMVDMSHFAGLVAGRVYPSPFPYADIVTTTTHKTLRGPRSAMIFVKRDAREFDKKIDKVIIPGLQGGPHENNIAGVAVALKEAMTPEYKKYAKQVVKNAAALAKELQKLGWRIISGGTDSHLILMDTWMNGEGVSGKDASNRLERAGIIVNMNTIPQDPRGVMDPSGIRLGTPAETTRGKKEKDMLTIARKIDKVLRQK
- a CDS encoding DUF1599 domain-containing protein, encoding MKTNTDAQYKEQFDLAQSIFESKLGDYNASFLWYRPSSLTDKLFIKANRIRSLQIQKEQLVEGKGNSIKDEFQGILNYAICSLMQLEIGNTIIPESVSKEKILASFKKYRQAILELMQKKNHDYGEAWRQMRIPSITDEILVKIIRIRQMESNGSGSSEGIDQNYMDIANYALFALILIEENK
- a CDS encoding FAD-dependent thymidylate synthase, encoding MNNETSDNSFVVNLEANALHRKNAIEFAIKHISTDKRIIVVDGLDPQDNAMIQAVLSRDPKSVLPHLEKLKKEGSGKIMGLFYVGYGHGSIGQCGHTTIFFENVSMLVAKAVQDSIMYIGQESSTRYLNMSLQATKNPAGTIFGENLQKESMDFYEQILADLIPELTARFPMPEHNETDVDKIQRKVTDYKKSIKAKAFDIARGFLPAGVTTYVSWHTSLQNAKKQLDYLTQHPVAEVSVLATQAMQAMKEVYPESFGHKEHPEQTVYLAHLAGKYAYWDLKYDSFSILKNTLSPHELCQYEELMTKRPEYAELPSFLNECGQIRATFPLDFGSFRDMQRHRPWVNKMPLLHTDFGFFEWYLEQLPQVLRNRAEKHLEKFEANLQEIKLSREELQNYILMGYTVQTQTTGGLPQYVYVCELRTKQTVHPTFRKPEQQMATYLQEWFKENVGFDLPLYVNMDTDEFSTKRGTQDIVKKEVI
- a CDS encoding FKBP-type peptidyl-prolyl cis-trans isomerase; its protein translation is MSACAIMGILIILAIAIGMHKRSSSIEDTTNQSNTLDMQETTTASGLRYTIIKEGTGAIAASGQTVSVSYVGMLEDGTIFDASANHGGAFDFPLGAHQVIAGWDEGVAGMKVGEERKLVIPGNLAYGPSGIPGTIPPNATLIFDVTLLAIK
- the nusG gene encoding transcription termination/antitermination protein NusG — translated: MSKQETLGTRNWYAIHTYSGYENAVMRNLLQRIESLGMHDKIFAVIVPTEKKIKIKGGKRVEVEEKVYPGYVLVDMIVTDDSWFVVRNTPRVTGFVGAGVNPVPLNQEEITALFGKMEGAKTAKHNINLDVGEIVRINDGPFKELEGRIDGIDHERGKIKVLVSMFGRETPVELDFLQVKKI
- a CDS encoding two pore domain potassium channel family protein, encoding MIVRFTRTMRDVLRDRELRSLLTFLVILLISGSIFYHFVEHWKYLDALYFSVTTLSTVGAGGQLVPSTDAAKIFTIIYVFLGIGTMLRFIVALSGHAKREGAVQTLLGVDPYAETKKFFQSTKPKAPVDSVSNVHV
- a CDS encoding SIMPL domain-containing protein (The SIMPL domain is named for its presence in mouse protein SIMPL (signalling molecule that associates with mouse pelle-like kinase). Bacterial member BP26, from Brucella, was shown to assemble into a channel-like structure, while YggE from E. coli has been associated with resistance to oxidative stress.) encodes the protein MITIKHEEQKVLFYILTAGAVALVLFLFMQFLNTAKAYHYVGGVAGTTINVSGTGEVFAIPDIATIDFTVIEKANTISDAQSNATAREEKALAAVEALGILSTDVKTISYMANPVYETCYGYYDRGCPSNPKITGYEIRETLEVKVRDTGKAGDVIEALVRAGMTEIIGPNFTIDDDTALQAEARTNAINDAKAKADELAKELGVKIVGVVGFSESGNYPMPMYYAKGGMTMDSVANESQAPQLPAGENKITSSVTITYEIR